CTCCGGGCGTTAGAGCAAAGATCATCGTTCAGTCTCACGACAGGCGAATTGACGCCGTGGGCGCGTGTGTCGGGATGCGAGGCAGTCGTATCCAAGCTGTTGTACGCGAACTGAATGGCGAAAAGATTGATGTCGTCAATTACAGTTCACAGCCGGAAGTTCTCATTTCACGGGCACTCTCGCCTGCCAAACCGTTCAACCTTTATATCGATGATGAGCGCATGTATTGTGTGGCCGTCTTCGATGATGAGGAGATGGAATCAGGGGTCGGCAAGAGTTATCAAAATATCAGACTGGCATCAAATGTTACCGGTTATAATATCGAAGCTTTCAGGCAGTCAGAATACGAAGGTGCCAAATCGGATGAGACGTTCTTTCTGGGACAGATCGAAACTCTTACGGAGCGCATGGTAGAGCTCATGAGTCAGGCCGGTGTAGAAACAGTAAGTGATTTCCGGTCGGCATCCCGGGAGGATATGCTGGCGGTAAAGGGTGTCGGTGAAAAAATGATTGACACGATCAGTACAAAGATTGATACACATCTTGAATCTCTGATGACACCCGAGGAAGAAGATACGCAAGAAGAGGAAGAAGAAACGGTATCCCATGCCGGGGATAGTGAGAATGATCTGCCCACCAGTGATATTGAAGGCAAGGAGAAAACTGACACTGCCTTAACTGAAGCCGAGGCAGTATAACAGAGGGAGAAGAAGTGGCTGAAGCAGCAACAGCGTCACGTCGAATAGTTCATATCGCTAAAGAACTGAATATCTCCCATCATGATATCATAGAACTGCTTGACAAGAACGGAATAGAAGTCAAGAGTCATATGAGTCCTGTTAATGAACAGACCTATCAGCTGATCGTTGAGGAATTTGAGAAGGATCTTCAGTCTGTCTCACGCTACAGGAAGGAGAAGGTCCGTAAAGAGATCCATTTCCGCAAACTTGAGGAAAGACTTCATCCTGCCGGCGAATTCGAGATCATGATGCCTGACGAGCAGCGCAAACTAGAGGAGGAAGAGAAGAAAGCGGTTGAAGAGCAGGTGCTGGCGGAGGATGAAGCCGAACTGGATGTTGTTGAGTCGGCAGATGAAGCCGAAAGGGATGTCAGTTCAGATGGCAAGCCTGAAACTGAAGTTACAGAAGAAGAGCCAGCGCCGCGCAAGAAAACGAAGTTCCGCAAAGTGGAGCTGGCCGATATCCAGGCCAAGATAGATTCAGGCAGGAGACGTCCGCCGGTCAAACCGGTTAAGAAGACAGAAGAGGACAAAGAAAAGAAGGATGGACAGCCTGTCTCAGTCAGTACCACTGTGCGCCAGACGCTGGCCAGGATGGATACCAAGACCAAGAAGAAGAAATATAAGAGAGACAGGGTAGAGGACGGTGAAGAAAGTGAAGTTGAGTATGTCCCGGCGGTTAAGGTAAAAGAATTCATGAGCGTACAGGAAGTTGCCGGTATCCTCGATTTGAGTCCGGCCGAAATAATTACCAAGTGTCTGGAACTGGGTGTCCCTGCTACTATAAACCAGCGGCTCGATATTGATACCATCACCCTTCTGGTTGAAGACGCCGGCTATCAGGTGGAGATGGTAGAGGAAGAGACCGATGATATTCTCAGTCTGCAAATAAGTGAAGAAGAGCTTGAGGGCGCGGTACCCCGTGCACCAGTAGTAACCATTATGGGGCATGTGGATCACGGAAAAACATCCCTGCTCGATTATATCCGCAGTGAGAACGTTGTAGCGGGTGAGGCCGGCGGTATTACACAGCATATAGGTGCTTACGCTGTCAATCTGGAGGACGGGAGAGCGGTTACATTTCTGGATACACCCGGTCATGAAGCTTTTACAGCCATGAGATCTCGTGGCGCTCAGGTGACGGATGTGGTCATTCTTATCGTCGCTGCGGACGATGGAGTAAAGCCGCAGACGGTAGAAGCGATCAACCATGCCAAAGCTGCCGATGTGCCCATTGTGGTAGCCATTAATAAGATTGATAAAAGCAGTGCCAATCCCGACAGGGTGAAGCAAGAATTGTCCGAGAATGGAGTACTGGTAGAAGATTGGGGTGGCAAGATTCAATGTATTCCTCTGTCGGCCAAATCAGGCGAGGGGGTCGATGAGCTTCTCGATCTGCTGGCGCTGGAGACGGAAGTACTTGAACTGAAAGCGAATCCTGAGGTAGACCCCATGGGAATTGTCATCGAGTCGCGTCTTGACCGGGCCCACGGTGCAATCGGGACTGTCCTGATCCAGAAAGGGACGCTGAAAGTAGGCGACGTCTTCGTTTGCGGTAACAGTTATGGTAAAGTCAGGGCGTTGATGAATGAAAGAAACACCCGCATCGATTTTGCCGGTCCGGCGACCCCGGTGCAGGTACTCGGCTTCCATACGCCGCCTCAGGCCGGTGACAGACTGGCAGTTGTGTATGATGAAAAGGTAGCCAAAAAGCACGCTTCTGAAAGAGATCGTATGCAGCGTGAGATCGATCGTCAGAAGATCAGGACCATGTCGCTCGACCGGCTTTCCAAGGAAATCAGGGAGGGGGTCGCCAAGACACTGCCGCTGGTGGTGAAAGCTGACGTCGATGGGTCAATCGAAGCACTTGTTGACGCGCTCGCTGAAATTCCCAGTGATGAGATCAAGGTTGATATTGTTCACCAGGGAGTCGGTACCGTATCCGAATCCGATGTGCTACTGGCCACCGCCTCAAACGCTATTATTGTCGGATTCAACGTTGGCGTCCACTCAAACGCTACTCTGCTGGCTAACAACAGCGGTGTTGACATCAGAAAGTATGATGTAATCTATGAAGCTACCGACGAGATAAGACTTGCCGTTGAAGGTATGCTTGAGCCTGACATTGTTGAGAAGGTACTTGGTACGGCCGAAGTGCGCCAGGTGTTTAAGATTTCACGTAAAGGATCAATTGCCGGCTGCATCATCACTGACGGGGTGGTCAGCCGTAACGACTTGGCAAGGATCAAGCGCGATGATGAGATTATCACAGTAGGGCAGATTACATCACTGAAGCACTTCCAGGATGACGTAAAATCTGTGGATAGCGGGAAAGAGTGCGGCATCGGAATCCGGGGAATGGATAGCTTTGAAGAAGGGGACCTCATTGAAGTCTATGCGACTGAGGAGGTTAAGCGAACCCTTAAGTAAACTTTGCGCTTTAACGGAAGAGACCAGAACGTTTTCCTCATTCCTGTATACACGGCATAAATCAGTTACTAATCATAATATGGACAGAGGCGCACACGATAGACGATGGCTGTAGGTATACTCCGCATGGAACTACACCTGATGAGTCCCCATTCTCTCAAGGAAAAAAGAGCTATTCTTAATCCACTCAAGAACTATCTGCGCAAAAAGAAAAATGTATCTGTGGCGGAGATTGATTATCATGACGTATGGCAGTCAGCCGTGCTGGAGGTGGCTATGGCAGGCAATGACAGGGCCAAGCTGAAGACCAGTATGGACTCCATCCAGCAGTTCATAGAAAAACGTTTCCCCGTGGAAGTGTCATCTGAATCCAGCGAAATAGTATGAGCATAAAACCTTATTCCAGGTCTGAGCGGTATGGTCGTGAACTGATGAAAATTCTCAGCGAAATAATACAACGTGAGGTCGATACAAAAAGCATCGGTTTTGTGACGGTGACTAATGTAGTAGCGTCGAAAGACCTGAAACACGCCAAGGTTTACGTAAGTGTCCTGGGCAACGCCGTGGAAATGGGAGAAGTTGAGCGTTTTTTCAAACAGCGTAAGGGTTACATCCGCGGTCTACTCGGTCGTGAAATAACGTCGAAA
The window above is part of the Candidatus Neomarinimicrobiota bacterium genome. Proteins encoded here:
- the nusA gene encoding transcription termination factor NusA translates to MDNQELIQCFTDIVKEKKIDRTEISSIIEELFKTLIEKEYGCADNCEVIVNIDRGEIEVYQEKTIVELVDDPFTEISLDKAQKIEPDLQLGETFIEVVQPQLFGRRLVANAKQFLAQKIKDIEKRNTFDDYIGRVGEIVIGDIRQTHRDNLYIHIDQSELRMPREDQIENERFRRGDSVRAIIKSVEMTAKGPDIVVSRSDEKFLAKLFEMEVPEIEDGIIEILSISRAPGVRAKIIVQSHDRRIDAVGACVGMRGSRIQAVVRELNGEKIDVVNYSSQPEVLISRALSPAKPFNLYIDDERMYCVAVFDDEEMESGVGKSYQNIRLASNVTGYNIEAFRQSEYEGAKSDETFFLGQIETLTERMVELMSQAGVETVSDFRSASREDMLAVKGVGEKMIDTISTKIDTHLESLMTPEEEDTQEEEEETVSHAGDSENDLPTSDIEGKEKTDTALTEAEAV
- the infB gene encoding translation initiation factor IF-2, translated to MAEAATASRRIVHIAKELNISHHDIIELLDKNGIEVKSHMSPVNEQTYQLIVEEFEKDLQSVSRYRKEKVRKEIHFRKLEERLHPAGEFEIMMPDEQRKLEEEEKKAVEEQVLAEDEAELDVVESADEAERDVSSDGKPETEVTEEEPAPRKKTKFRKVELADIQAKIDSGRRRPPVKPVKKTEEDKEKKDGQPVSVSTTVRQTLARMDTKTKKKKYKRDRVEDGEESEVEYVPAVKVKEFMSVQEVAGILDLSPAEIITKCLELGVPATINQRLDIDTITLLVEDAGYQVEMVEEETDDILSLQISEEELEGAVPRAPVVTIMGHVDHGKTSLLDYIRSENVVAGEAGGITQHIGAYAVNLEDGRAVTFLDTPGHEAFTAMRSRGAQVTDVVILIVAADDGVKPQTVEAINHAKAADVPIVVAINKIDKSSANPDRVKQELSENGVLVEDWGGKIQCIPLSAKSGEGVDELLDLLALETEVLELKANPEVDPMGIVIESRLDRAHGAIGTVLIQKGTLKVGDVFVCGNSYGKVRALMNERNTRIDFAGPATPVQVLGFHTPPQAGDRLAVVYDEKVAKKHASERDRMQREIDRQKIRTMSLDRLSKEIREGVAKTLPLVVKADVDGSIEALVDALAEIPSDEIKVDIVHQGVGTVSESDVLLATASNAIIVGFNVGVHSNATLLANNSGVDIRKYDVIYEATDEIRLAVEGMLEPDIVEKVLGTAEVRQVFKISRKGSIAGCIITDGVVSRNDLARIKRDDEIITVGQITSLKHFQDDVKSVDSGKECGIGIRGMDSFEEGDLIEVYATEEVKRTLK
- a CDS encoding DUF503 domain-containing protein: MAVGILRMELHLMSPHSLKEKRAILNPLKNYLRKKKNVSVAEIDYHDVWQSAVLEVAMAGNDRAKLKTSMDSIQQFIEKRFPVEVSSESSEIV
- the rbfA gene encoding 30S ribosome-binding factor RbfA → MSIKPYSRSERYGRELMKILSEIIQREVDTKSIGFVTVTNVVASKDLKHAKVYVSVLGNAVEMGEVERFFKQRKGYIRGLLGREITSKSVPDLAFHYDDTSETVDQMERIFSQIHKSDISSE